A section of the Dehalobacter sp. DCM genome encodes:
- a CDS encoding AAA family ATPase: protein MDLEKITLGLKQEGYIADDNTAMVLQYSLLLNKPLLIEGPAGAGKTELAKAWSQFLGRELIRLQCYEGIDESKALYEWDYQKQLLFIQTKEPGTKEWSDTSETIYTDEFLLRRPLLKAITNEKPAVLLIDEIDKSDEEFESFLLEILSDWQISIPEIGTIPAVSIPSVLLTSNSTRNISQALRRRCLYLHLDYPNEQRELEILKINFPQLQEKLGKQAVTLVRKLRLEKLKKHPSISEVIDWVNILEQLGVEELLQETVASTITVLFKYQDDCKLVLEKVNQKDWFNGILHS from the coding sequence ATGGATTTGGAAAAGATCACGTTGGGTTTAAAACAAGAAGGCTATATTGCTGACGATAATACAGCGATGGTCTTGCAATACTCTCTGCTTCTGAACAAACCGCTATTGATTGAGGGCCCGGCAGGGGCAGGCAAAACAGAACTAGCGAAGGCCTGGAGCCAGTTTCTAGGCAGAGAATTAATCCGTCTCCAGTGCTATGAAGGCATTGATGAGAGTAAAGCGTTATACGAATGGGATTATCAAAAACAGCTCCTTTTTATCCAGACAAAGGAGCCGGGAACAAAGGAATGGTCGGATACAAGTGAGACGATCTATACCGATGAATTTCTTCTTAGAAGACCGCTGCTAAAGGCTATCACCAACGAGAAGCCGGCGGTATTGCTCATCGATGAAATTGATAAAAGCGATGAAGAATTTGAAAGTTTTCTGTTGGAGATCCTTTCGGACTGGCAGATCTCAATACCGGAAATAGGGACAATCCCGGCAGTCAGCATCCCCTCCGTCCTGCTGACCAGCAACAGCACCCGGAATATCAGCCAAGCGCTCCGGCGGCGCTGTCTCTACCTGCACTTGGATTATCCCAATGAACAAAGAGAGCTGGAAATTTTAAAGATCAACTTTCCTCAATTGCAGGAGAAGCTCGGAAAACAAGCGGTCACCTTAGTCCGCAAATTACGGTTGGAAAAGCTAAAAAAACACCCGAGCATTAGCGAAGTCATCGACTGGGTCAATATTCTTGAACAGTTGGGCGTCGAAGAACTGTTACAGGAAACGGTTGCGTCAACCATCACGGTACTTTTCAAATATCAGGATGACTGCAAACTAGTTTTAGAAAAAGTGAACCAAAAGGATTGGTTTAATGGAATACTTCATTCTTAA
- a CDS encoding oxidoreductase codes for MTKCKYSHLFTPITLGNTLFRNRIFASPTGYQNLNGDGYLGDGAGAAAYYERKAMGGAASVATFEGIVDGEFGKGGAGHICLDTPNINRNLSTIAHGIKNYGAVASLELAHTGMFANRDLSFFGAASQGIAYGPVECELAGRIIRPMDEEIIERTIRKYAEGAALAKMCGFGMVTVHAGHGWLLHQFLSPKTNTRTDKWGGADIENRARLAVSVCDAIRKAVGPGFPIEIRISGSECYDGGYGLDEGIAIAKQLEDHVDLIHVSAGNHEIEEVFAVTHPSMFLEDGVNVKYAAEIKKHVKKPVAAIGALNNPELMEEIIASGQADVVEAARQLLADPDFPNKVRSGNEDKAKKCMRCLSCFSSELTYGEPYCAINPETGREHELKYAIPTAIKKKVLVVGGGVGGMQAALTCSARGHEVILCEKSSRLGGVLRCEEEVTFKQPLDYYLNQQAKAVVDSNIDLRLNTEVTSDYAQALNADVIIAAVGAQPVKPRIPGIDGANVLSAQDAYTAIDKIGQQVVILGAGLVGIELGLHLISKGKKVHIVEMLDHISDGGNFLHILGLKVEMAKRGLEVSFKTKAKEIKADGVVCETADGEKVFAADTVIYAVGQKPLREEAIALNSCAPEFYQIGDCVAPRNITSATAEGFMIARNIGRF; via the coding sequence ATGACTAAGTGTAAATATTCACATCTTTTTACACCCATTACATTGGGTAATACCTTGTTTCGTAACCGTATTTTTGCATCCCCGACAGGATATCAGAATTTAAACGGTGACGGTTATCTGGGTGACGGAGCCGGTGCCGCCGCTTATTACGAACGAAAAGCCATGGGTGGCGCAGCCAGCGTAGCCACCTTTGAAGGCATTGTTGACGGGGAGTTTGGTAAAGGCGGTGCCGGACATATTTGTTTGGATACCCCCAATATCAATCGCAATCTTTCAACGATTGCCCACGGCATTAAAAACTACGGCGCAGTGGCTTCTTTGGAACTGGCTCATACCGGGATGTTTGCCAACCGCGATTTATCCTTCTTTGGTGCTGCTTCCCAAGGAATTGCTTATGGTCCTGTCGAATGTGAATTAGCTGGCCGGATTATCCGGCCGATGGACGAGGAAATCATTGAGCGCACGATCCGGAAATATGCGGAAGGGGCAGCCCTCGCCAAAATGTGCGGCTTCGGCATGGTGACGGTGCATGCCGGTCACGGCTGGCTCCTGCATCAATTCCTGTCACCAAAGACTAATACCCGGACGGATAAATGGGGCGGAGCCGATATTGAAAACCGGGCCCGATTGGCAGTATCCGTCTGTGACGCGATTCGCAAAGCGGTTGGCCCTGGGTTCCCGATCGAGATCCGGATCAGCGGATCCGAGTGTTACGATGGCGGATATGGTCTCGACGAAGGGATCGCCATCGCTAAACAGCTGGAAGACCATGTGGACCTGATTCATGTCTCCGCAGGCAATCATGAAATCGAAGAAGTCTTTGCTGTGACCCATCCGAGCATGTTCTTGGAAGATGGCGTCAATGTCAAATATGCAGCTGAGATCAAAAAGCATGTAAAAAAACCGGTGGCTGCCATAGGCGCCTTAAACAACCCGGAACTAATGGAAGAAATCATCGCTTCCGGGCAGGCCGATGTGGTGGAGGCTGCCCGTCAGCTTTTAGCAGATCCGGACTTCCCGAACAAAGTGCGCTCCGGCAATGAAGATAAAGCAAAAAAATGCATGCGTTGTCTGTCCTGTTTCTCCAGCGAGCTGACCTATGGCGAACCATACTGTGCCATTAACCCGGAAACAGGCCGGGAGCATGAGCTGAAATATGCCATCCCCACCGCCATCAAGAAAAAAGTCCTGGTCGTCGGCGGCGGCGTCGGCGGCATGCAAGCTGCTTTGACCTGCTCGGCCCGCGGCCATGAGGTCATCCTCTGCGAAAAGAGCAGTCGTCTCGGCGGTGTTCTGCGCTGCGAGGAAGAAGTCACCTTTAAACAACCTTTAGACTATTACCTGAACCAACAGGCCAAAGCCGTTGTTGATTCTAATATCGACCTGCGTCTGAATACCGAAGTAACCTCGGATTATGCCCAAGCCCTGAATGCGGATGTGATCATCGCAGCCGTCGGTGCTCAACCGGTAAAACCGAGAATCCCCGGCATCGACGGGGCTAATGTCCTGTCGGCACAGGATGCATATACTGCCATTGATAAAATCGGTCAGCAGGTCGTCATTCTCGGAGCCGGTCTGGTCGGGATTGAATTAGGGCTGCACCTGATCAGCAAGGGCAAAAAAGTCCACATCGTCGAGATGCTGGATCATATCAGCGACGGTGGTAACTTCCTCCATATCTTGGGCTTAAAGGTTGAAATGGCGAAACGCGGTCTGGAGGTATCCTTTAAAACCAAGGCCAAAGAAATCAAGGCTGACGGCGTCGTTTGTGAAACAGCGGACGGCGAAAAAGTCTTTGCAGCCGATACGGTCATTTATGCTGTCGGTCAAAAACCGCTCAGGGAAGAAGCGATCGCCTTGAACTCCTGCGCTCCGGAGTTCTATCAGATCGGAGACTGTGTCGCACCCCGCAATATAACCAGCGCGACTGCGGAAGGATTTATGATTGCCAGAAACATTGGCCGTTTCTAA
- a CDS encoding LysR family transcriptional regulator, with amino-acid sequence MNFHNLKIFIDVAELGSFTKAAQKNYVSQTAVSLQIASMEKELGFPLFIREKNEISLTQAGKAFYDDCSHIVFHYNHAIRHATEVAKGKMKIIRVGVTGPGDSVFLPEIAAEFNQQYPGVQIKLDKDTFYGIKNKLKRNLVDVSFNFAYDLLSETEIMVEKLIESEVVLLVSRYHRFAQLDCINPIEVAHEKIIMVSKDYGPANFEHMMQARRMDGYEPILELVESAETLLMYVEMNQGVAFVPELLFQYNPRHCKTVRLKGSRDTNEYVISWMRSNKNDLIPLFIEKAKTYFQQLGQSADRKEPC; translated from the coding sequence GTGAACTTTCATAATCTGAAAATATTTATTGATGTTGCTGAATTAGGGAGTTTCACTAAAGCTGCCCAGAAAAACTATGTGTCCCAGACGGCTGTAAGCCTGCAAATTGCGTCAATGGAAAAGGAACTTGGTTTTCCGTTATTTATCAGAGAAAAGAATGAAATCAGCCTGACCCAAGCAGGGAAGGCATTTTATGATGACTGCAGCCATATTGTTTTCCATTATAATCATGCCATCCGACATGCCACTGAAGTAGCCAAAGGGAAGATGAAGATTATTCGCGTAGGGGTAACCGGACCGGGAGACAGTGTATTTCTTCCAGAGATTGCAGCAGAATTCAATCAGCAATATCCTGGGGTTCAAATTAAACTGGATAAGGATACTTTTTACGGTATAAAAAATAAATTAAAACGCAATCTGGTAGATGTTTCGTTTAACTTTGCCTATGATTTGTTGAGTGAAACCGAAATTATGGTTGAGAAGCTGATTGAATCAGAGGTCGTTTTGCTGGTATCCCGTTACCATCGCTTCGCTCAGTTAGATTGTATCAATCCCATCGAGGTCGCCCATGAGAAAATTATCATGGTTTCGAAGGATTACGGGCCGGCTAACTTCGAACATATGATGCAGGCGCGAAGAATGGATGGTTATGAACCGATTCTGGAGCTTGTAGAATCAGCGGAAACACTGCTGATGTATGTTGAGATGAACCAAGGTGTCGCTTTTGTTCCCGAATTACTGTTTCAATACAATCCCAGGCATTGCAAAACGGTTAGACTCAAAGGCAGCCGAGATACCAATGAGTATGTTATCTCGTGGATGCGGAGCAATAAAAACGATCTGATTCCGTTGTTTATTGAGAAGGCGAAAACATACTTCCAACAACTCGGACAATCCGCCGATAGGAAAGAACCATGCTGA
- a CDS encoding 4Fe-4S dicluster domain-containing protein, whose amino-acid sequence MSANKIGFGLLINYEFCTGCHVCEIACKKELDLPVGQWGIKVLQDGPRKMANGKWEYNFLPMPTSLCDLCAERIKMGKKPTCVHHCQAGIMTYGPLEELVQKMTENPKTVLFAPR is encoded by the coding sequence ATGTCCGCAAATAAGATAGGCTTTGGATTACTCATTAATTATGAATTCTGTACCGGCTGTCATGTCTGTGAGATTGCTTGCAAGAAAGAATTGGATCTTCCGGTCGGACAGTGGGGGATCAAAGTTCTTCAGGACGGACCGCGCAAAATGGCAAATGGCAAATGGGAATATAACTTTCTGCCCATGCCGACATCGTTATGCGATCTTTGTGCGGAAAGAATCAAGATGGGCAAGAAACCAACCTGTGTCCATCACTGTCAAGCAGGGATCATGACATACGGGCCTTTGGAAGAGCTGGTCCAAAAGATGACTGAAAATCCAAAAACCGTACTGTTTGCACCCCGATAA
- a CDS encoding sigma-54-dependent Fis family transcriptional regulator codes for MTQPLEQMLSPIYRNRNFGNNPYQNDEVKISLIEKIRKEKYDILQNNHAPYNVDIVRSEIVDSWIRSKSYGLDLFKINEAPILAPDTFQELLQEKDSLIRIADSYCRQLINMLYADDCSIILSDEQGVILRIMEANGYNVCERNTMVPGAIWKEEYVGTCSHSLCLLHETPIQICGPEHYCEAFDTITCSSAPIYDSSNNIAATLTIASLKYKDHNPHTLGFTVSMAWTIQNELKLSRNDEWFYATLEAYKEAIMTVDKNGLITRANKIAQNIFSDSTLTGYRIDELIGFQPVIQSVMSTGLPTIDADIEIKTGQEKLRLYSIQPVKNNLNKTIGCVLNLKKITVASKQKETSVLEKTFPVKNGYTFEQIISSSPQMGNIIEPTRKFAQVDSNILIQGESGTGKELFAQAIHNEKRSNGPFIALNCAAIPRNLMESELFGYEGGAFTGAERKGKPGKIELAQGGTLFLDEIGDMPLEVQPILLRVLEEKKIMRLGGSRNIPIDFSLIAATNKDLFELVKNKLFREDLYYRLAVFTAFIPPLRERKADILILTNYFLSLYTQKLQCTMPRLSQEVEFAFLQYNWPGNVRQLENAIFYAMNLCRDNTIQIENLPREIRCSLLPEDFPSMLSKFEPSESSLMQLASLTAVETTAQHPFSIREIEKAAIIKALVQARDNVGQAAKDLGFCKATLYRKIREYQIDVPLRKRHSK; via the coding sequence ATGACTCAACCCTTGGAACAAATGCTTAGCCCGATCTATCGCAATCGTAATTTTGGAAATAATCCTTACCAAAACGATGAGGTTAAAATTAGTTTGATTGAAAAAATCCGCAAGGAAAAATATGATATTCTGCAAAATAATCATGCTCCCTATAACGTAGACATCGTTAGAAGCGAGATCGTTGATTCCTGGATACGTTCGAAAAGTTATGGCTTAGATTTGTTTAAAATAAATGAGGCTCCCATATTAGCGCCAGACACTTTTCAGGAACTATTGCAGGAAAAGGATTCGTTAATCCGTATTGCGGATTCATATTGCCGTCAGTTGATCAATATGTTGTATGCCGATGACTGCAGTATCATTTTGTCGGATGAGCAAGGCGTCATTCTCAGGATTATGGAAGCTAACGGTTACAATGTTTGTGAACGGAACACGATGGTTCCGGGCGCTATCTGGAAAGAAGAGTATGTAGGAACGTGTTCTCATTCCCTCTGTCTCCTCCATGAAACGCCGATCCAGATTTGTGGTCCTGAACACTACTGCGAAGCCTTTGATACGATCACGTGTTCTTCTGCGCCAATCTACGATTCCAGCAATAATATTGCAGCTACCTTAACGATTGCCAGTCTGAAATATAAGGACCATAACCCCCATACGCTGGGTTTTACGGTCAGTATGGCTTGGACGATCCAGAATGAACTGAAGCTGTCCCGTAATGACGAATGGTTTTATGCGACCCTGGAGGCCTATAAAGAAGCCATTATGACAGTAGACAAAAACGGGTTAATTACCCGTGCCAACAAGATCGCCCAGAATATCTTCAGTGATTCAACGCTGACCGGGTACAGAATCGATGAGCTGATTGGCTTTCAGCCTGTTATCCAATCCGTCATGTCTACAGGCCTGCCAACGATTGATGCTGATATTGAAATCAAGACCGGTCAGGAAAAATTACGCTTATACTCCATTCAGCCGGTGAAAAACAATCTGAATAAAACGATTGGCTGTGTCCTCAATCTAAAAAAAATAACTGTTGCATCCAAACAAAAAGAAACATCGGTCCTGGAAAAAACATTCCCGGTGAAAAATGGTTACACATTTGAGCAAATTATCAGCAGTTCACCACAAATGGGTAATATCATTGAGCCCACCCGCAAATTTGCGCAGGTGGACTCCAATATTCTGATTCAGGGTGAAAGTGGAACCGGTAAAGAATTATTTGCTCAGGCTATCCATAATGAAAAACGGTCCAACGGTCCCTTTATAGCCTTGAACTGTGCAGCAATACCGAGAAATTTGATGGAAAGTGAACTCTTCGGGTATGAAGGCGGGGCATTTACCGGCGCCGAACGGAAAGGCAAGCCTGGGAAAATCGAATTGGCTCAGGGCGGCACCTTGTTTCTCGATGAAATCGGAGATATGCCGCTTGAGGTCCAGCCCATTCTGTTGCGTGTTTTAGAAGAGAAAAAGATTATGCGGCTCGGCGGCAGCCGAAATATTCCTATCGATTTCAGCCTGATTGCAGCAACCAACAAAGATCTGTTTGAACTGGTCAAAAACAAACTCTTCCGTGAAGACTTGTATTATCGGCTGGCTGTTTTTACTGCCTTCATACCGCCTTTGCGCGAACGCAAAGCAGATATTCTGATCTTAACCAATTACTTTTTATCGCTCTATACACAAAAACTACAGTGTACTATGCCGCGTTTAAGCCAGGAAGTTGAATTCGCTTTTCTGCAATACAACTGGCCAGGTAATGTCCGTCAGTTGGAAAACGCTATTTTTTACGCTATGAACTTGTGCCGGGACAACACAATCCAAATTGAAAACTTGCCAAGAGAAATCCGTTGCAGCTTATTACCCGAAGATTTTCCGAGCATGTTAAGTAAGTTTGAACCCTCAGAGTCATCCTTAATGCAGCTGGCTTCCTTAACCGCAGTTGAGACTACTGCACAGCATCCGTTTTCGATCCGGGAAATTGAAAAGGCAGCTATTATCAAAGCCTTAGTTCAAGCTCGTGATAATGTTGGCCAGGCTGCTAAAGACTTGGGTTTCTGCAAAGCAACCCTCTACCGCAAGATCAGAGAGTATCAGATTGACGTGCCCCTTAGAAAAAGACATTCTAAGTGA
- a CDS encoding VWA domain-containing protein: MEYFILNIARLLRKSGIDVNSREIADCIRLIRLIGPENLTKYEFYNLLNTTLVKEPWGADYVLWLIELYLGPDLEIAGDRFGLFERGRAGHIPGEEGHGGSSGKQVPLQLLVQAVLKHEIDLIYAVINGMDLKLEVNQEDRENALALFQEQSGFTQAADYIDQLYHRQELTEEEYQAAKRVLEEWNNLIKDEIERQLARNMSEEHLLQEMQKRNPRTIAFLDSDDAHFSLISQEIQKIGRKLATRKGRRRKVGPRGPVNLNRSLKHALKTGGIPIDLIRMQRKPAKPDLWLLCDMSNSVSKFIYFMLLFVFATQQRYANIRSFLFVDRLVEATDLFQEHDWASSLRNLGKIRGYNVTGYSHYGSVLQQFADQHLPFLPQKTTVLILGDAKNNRNKLDGNEVLAAIKESAAALYWLNPLRKDQWDQGDCLMTQYQQNCTGAFSVSNVEELEQFLSSL, from the coding sequence ATGGAATACTTCATTCTTAATATTGCCAGGCTGCTCAGAAAATCTGGAATTGATGTCAATTCTCGGGAGATAGCCGACTGCATTCGTCTAATCCGACTGATAGGACCAGAAAATCTGACTAAATATGAGTTTTACAATCTCCTCAATACCACATTAGTCAAAGAGCCTTGGGGTGCCGATTATGTTTTATGGCTGATTGAGCTTTACCTGGGGCCTGATTTGGAAATCGCCGGCGACCGTTTTGGTCTATTTGAGCGAGGCAGAGCCGGCCACATCCCGGGTGAGGAAGGCCATGGCGGAAGCAGCGGTAAACAAGTTCCTCTGCAACTTTTGGTCCAAGCTGTTCTTAAACATGAGATCGATCTGATCTATGCCGTCATTAACGGAATGGATCTCAAACTCGAAGTCAACCAGGAAGACCGGGAAAACGCACTGGCCCTATTTCAAGAGCAGAGTGGATTTACCCAGGCTGCAGACTATATCGACCAGCTATACCACCGCCAAGAGCTTACAGAAGAGGAATATCAGGCAGCAAAACGCGTTCTGGAGGAATGGAACAACCTAATCAAAGATGAGATCGAACGGCAGCTTGCCCGTAATATGAGTGAAGAGCATCTCTTGCAGGAAATGCAAAAACGCAATCCCCGAACGATTGCGTTTTTAGACAGCGATGATGCTCATTTTTCCCTGATCTCTCAGGAGATCCAAAAAATCGGGCGCAAACTCGCCACCCGTAAAGGCCGACGGCGTAAGGTCGGTCCCCGAGGGCCTGTTAATTTGAACCGCAGCCTGAAACACGCATTGAAGACCGGCGGCATCCCGATTGACTTGATACGGATGCAGCGAAAACCAGCTAAGCCGGATCTTTGGCTCCTTTGTGATATGTCTAATTCGGTCAGTAAATTTATCTACTTTATGCTCCTGTTTGTATTTGCCACTCAGCAACGCTATGCCAATATACGCTCCTTTCTGTTTGTCGATCGGCTTGTCGAAGCAACAGACTTATTTCAGGAGCATGATTGGGCCAGTTCGTTGCGGAATCTGGGAAAAATCAGAGGTTACAACGTAACCGGATACTCGCATTACGGCAGTGTTTTACAACAATTTGCTGATCAACACCTCCCCTTCCTTCCCCAAAAAACGACTGTTCTGATCCTGGGTGACGCCAAGAATAACCGGAATAAGCTCGATGGCAACGAAGTCCTTGCCGCAATCAAAGAAAGTGCAGCCGCATTGTATTGGCTGAATCCATTAAGAAAAGATCAATGGGACCAAGGCGACTGCCTCATGACGCAATACCAGCAAAATTGCACGGGTGCCTTCTCCGTATCTAATGTCGAGGAGCTGGAGCAATTCCTGTCATCACTATAA
- a CDS encoding molybdopterin-dependent oxidoreductase, whose product MSTKGNSVNIDVNPDVYKHDWQWKEGEYTVTRSTQWTGPGCHNGCGLLYYTKDDKLVKVEGDPYAPFNQGRLCMRCINLPEAVNHADRLKWPLKRIGERGENKWQRISWDEAYDLIVEKVKRIQKDFGPETIVGMEGTGRNICWQVPLLTYAGFGSPNFAMGFLSGDSCMVPRTSISFCVLGDLSVVDCSQFRDVRYDDPEWVVPETILVWGNNTIVSNPDGFFGHWIVDCMQRGSKLIVIDPQLTWLASRAEIWLQVRPGTDTAIAMAMMNVIIEEGLYDQDYVEKWCYGFEQLAERVKTMTPAKAAEISWVTKELIIEAARMFAQSKPGALQWGLATDMSVNGIPQAHALMCLNAICGNYETTGGNVMAREPWYMNLAYQVGYFDFLTEEMREKRIGDDVSPMHQFGTFSSTAQGDAILKAIESGKPYPIKMLWFQTTNPIANMGAEAPRVYDAIKSVDFVVVVDLFMTPTAVAAADLVLPAAMSCERNGLRTWWSPLRSSVQLTQYEECKSDETIVLELCNRLNPENCNWMDDIDLLNWRLEEGQAPVKDFTELVQKVHVWPDHHYRRHEKGLLRPDGEPGFNTPTGKIELYCTTLESFGNDPLPYYEEPPESPITTPELFKQYPLVLTTGHRSFEFFHSEHRQQKTMREFHPYPLVDIHPETAERYGISEGDWVWIENMRGRCRQKARLTATMDHRVINAEHGWWFPEEEGAEPSLFGVFNSNINNLTTQCVTGPTGYGAPYKNQICRIYKATEENSKVMPGEQVTRMGGFKYVRK is encoded by the coding sequence ATGTCAACCAAAGGAAATTCGGTAAACATTGATGTCAATCCGGATGTTTACAAACACGACTGGCAGTGGAAGGAAGGGGAATATACCGTTACCCGGTCCACGCAGTGGACCGGTCCGGGCTGCCATAACGGCTGCGGTCTTTTATACTATACCAAGGACGATAAATTGGTAAAGGTCGAAGGAGACCCCTATGCGCCTTTTAACCAAGGACGATTATGCATGCGGTGTATTAACCTCCCTGAAGCTGTCAACCATGCCGATCGGTTAAAATGGCCGCTGAAAAGAATCGGTGAACGCGGTGAAAATAAATGGCAGCGTATTTCCTGGGATGAAGCCTATGACCTTATTGTAGAGAAAGTAAAACGGATCCAGAAGGATTTTGGCCCGGAAACCATCGTCGGGATGGAAGGTACCGGCCGCAATATATGCTGGCAAGTGCCGTTACTCACCTATGCGGGATTTGGCAGCCCCAACTTTGCTATGGGTTTTTTAAGCGGTGACTCTTGCATGGTGCCGCGGACGTCAATTAGTTTTTGCGTTTTGGGAGATTTGTCCGTCGTCGATTGCTCCCAGTTCCGGGATGTGCGTTATGACGATCCCGAATGGGTCGTTCCCGAAACGATTTTAGTCTGGGGCAATAATACCATCGTTAGCAACCCCGACGGCTTTTTTGGTCACTGGATTGTGGACTGTATGCAGCGCGGCAGTAAGCTGATCGTGATTGACCCGCAGCTGACATGGCTGGCTTCCCGTGCCGAAATCTGGCTACAGGTCCGTCCCGGTACCGATACCGCTATTGCCATGGCCATGATGAATGTCATTATTGAAGAAGGCCTCTATGATCAAGACTATGTTGAAAAATGGTGCTATGGTTTTGAACAGCTAGCTGAACGCGTTAAAACAATGACGCCGGCCAAAGCAGCTGAAATAAGCTGGGTAACCAAAGAATTGATCATTGAAGCAGCGAGGATGTTCGCTCAATCCAAGCCGGGTGCCCTGCAGTGGGGGTTGGCTACAGATATGTCTGTTAACGGAATCCCACAGGCCCATGCCTTAATGTGCTTGAATGCTATCTGCGGCAACTACGAAACGACCGGTGGCAATGTCATGGCCAGAGAACCTTGGTATATGAATCTGGCTTATCAAGTTGGTTATTTTGATTTCCTCACTGAAGAGATGCGGGAGAAAAGAATCGGCGACGACGTTTCACCGATGCACCAATTCGGTACCTTTAGTTCCACCGCTCAGGGTGATGCGATCTTAAAAGCCATTGAATCCGGCAAACCTTATCCGATTAAAATGCTCTGGTTCCAGACAACCAATCCGATTGCCAATATGGGCGCAGAAGCACCGCGAGTTTATGATGCCATTAAATCAGTCGACTTCGTCGTTGTTGTCGACTTGTTTATGACACCAACAGCCGTAGCTGCAGCGGATTTAGTCCTTCCAGCAGCTATGAGCTGCGAACGCAATGGTTTACGGACTTGGTGGTCTCCTTTGCGCAGCAGTGTTCAATTAACCCAGTATGAGGAATGCAAGTCGGATGAGACGATCGTGCTCGAACTATGCAATCGTCTGAATCCGGAAAACTGCAATTGGATGGATGATATCGATCTTTTGAACTGGCGGCTGGAGGAAGGTCAAGCACCCGTAAAAGACTTTACAGAACTTGTCCAAAAGGTACACGTCTGGCCGGATCATCATTACCGGCGCCATGAAAAGGGACTTTTGCGCCCGGATGGCGAGCCTGGTTTCAATACGCCAACAGGCAAGATCGAACTGTACTGTACAACGTTGGAAAGCTTTGGCAACGATCCGCTTCCGTATTATGAAGAACCGCCGGAAAGCCCAATAACGACACCGGAATTGTTTAAACAATATCCACTGGTTTTAACTACCGGACACCGTTCTTTTGAATTCTTCCATTCCGAGCATCGTCAACAAAAAACAATGCGTGAATTCCATCCCTATCCGCTCGTCGATATCCATCCCGAAACAGCTGAAAGATATGGCATATCTGAGGGCGATTGGGTCTGGATCGAAAACATGCGCGGTCGTTGCAGGCAGAAAGCCAGACTTACTGCTACGATGGATCATCGGGTCATCAACGCTGAACATGGCTGGTGGTTCCCGGAAGAAGAGGGTGCTGAGCCAAGTTTGTTTGGGGTATTCAATTCCAATATCAACAACCTCACAACCCAGTGTGTGACCGGTCCGACCGGTTATGGTGCACCCTACAAAAACCAGATCTGCAGGATCTATAAAGCAACGGAAGAAAACAGCAAAGTTATGCCTGGAGAACAAGTGACCAGAATGGGAGGGTTCAAATATGTCCGCAAATAA
- a CDS encoding LysR family transcriptional regulator has product MEIKELEYFIAVCKYKSISKAANKLYISQQGLSRIINKLEEELQVLLFYRTSASLQLTEYGEFLLKRAQDFLLHHDNIKKDIKIFKERKEGELKIGFSYGVLNMIPQHLIENFVQKYPNVLLKINEYPDKVCEEEVYNEKIDIGFCVSPIDLNKFNVHASHKEQTAFMISEKNPLSEKTHLSFGEIRNERFIAFGKDTKGHDTFIQKCRKAGFEPNIHLSIIEMDLINKLCRNNVGIGFYVGPIPYNIPGIKIVKAFDEDWSWEICLVTKQNTYTNDIVRCYIDCFSKW; this is encoded by the coding sequence ATGGAGATCAAAGAATTAGAATACTTTATTGCGGTATGCAAATACAAAAGTATTTCCAAAGCCGCTAACAAACTCTATATTTCGCAGCAGGGATTAAGTAGAATTATTAATAAGTTAGAAGAAGAGCTCCAGGTATTGCTATTCTACCGGACTTCTGCTAGCTTGCAACTTACTGAGTATGGTGAATTTTTGTTAAAAAGGGCTCAGGATTTTTTACTGCATCACGATAATATAAAGAAAGATATAAAGATATTTAAAGAAAGAAAAGAAGGAGAACTAAAGATAGGATTTTCCTATGGTGTTTTAAACATGATCCCTCAACACCTTATAGAAAATTTTGTACAAAAGTATCCTAATGTTCTTCTGAAAATTAATGAATATCCTGATAAAGTTTGCGAAGAGGAAGTATATAATGAAAAAATAGATATAGGCTTTTGTGTTTCCCCTATCGATTTAAACAAATTCAATGTTCATGCTTCTCACAAAGAACAAACCGCATTTATGATCAGTGAAAAAAATCCACTATCCGAGAAAACGCACTTGAGTTTTGGAGAAATTAGAAATGAAAGATTTATAGCTTTTGGCAAAGATACTAAAGGTCACGATACTTTTATTCAGAAATGCCGAAAAGCTGGTTTTGAACCTAATATTCATCTTTCGATAATAGAAATGGACCTAATTAATAAATTATGCAGGAATAATGTTGGGATCGGATTTTATGTTGGTCCAATCCCATACAATATCCCTGGTATAAAAATTGTAAAAGCTTTTGACGAGGATTGGTCTTGGGAAATTTGCCTTGTTACAAAACAGAATACATATACTAATGATATTGTTCGTTGTTATATTGATTGCTTTTCAAAATGGTAG